A window of the Branchiostoma lanceolatum isolate klBraLanc5 chromosome 13, klBraLanc5.hap2, whole genome shotgun sequence genome harbors these coding sequences:
- the LOC136447087 gene encoding thiosulfate:glutathione sulfurtransferase-like — translation MQTAVEVALSELKEGLASGELQVIDVRRAEELQADGRMIGSTNIPLDELEAALQMSDDAFRDQYGVKKPQKEDQNIVLTCRSGRRTKLALPIAQRLGYTRAKIYAGGIIEWKKHHGVD, via the exons ATGCAAACCGCAG TTGAAGTCGCGTTGTCTGAGCTGAAGGAGGGTCTGGCTTCAGGGGAGCTTCAGGTGATCGACGTGCGACGGGCGGAGGAACTGCAGGCCGATGGACGAATGATTGGATCCACCAATATTCCAT TGGATGAGTTAGAAGCGGCCCTACAGATGTCGGACGACGCGTTCAGGGATCAATACGGGGTAAAGAAGCCTCAGAAGGAAGACCAGAACATCGTCCTGACGTGTCGGTCGGGCAGGAGAACAAAACTGGCGCTACCGATCGCACAGAGACTCGGGTACACAAG GGCCAAAATATATGCAGGCGGTATCATAGAATGGAAGAAACACCACGGCGTTGACTAG